The region TACGAACAAGTTTGCACCAAGACGACGGGGCATGCCGAGGTGATTCAAATTTCGTTCGACCCTGCTCAAATCAGCTACGAAGACCTGCTGGAGATCTTCTTTCAGACGCACGATCCGACCACAAAGGACCAGCAAGGCAACGATGTCGGTCCGCAGTATCGCAGCGCCGTTTTCTACCACGACGACCAACAGAAAGCGGCCGCCGAAAGCTTCATCGCCAAGCTGAACGAAAGTGGCGCGTTCCCTGCCCCGATCGTTACCGAAGTGACCGAGATCAATAACTATTACCCGGCCGAAAACTACCATCAGGATTACCTGGCCAATAACCCCGGCAACCCATACTGCGCGATGGTCGTCCGCCCGAAAGTCGACAAGTTCCGCAAGCAGTTCGGCGACAAACTGAAGTAAGCCGCGCGTGACCCGCTAGCGTCTTCTTCGGCTGATCTCCAAGGAATTTCGCGAAATACTCTCTCGCTCGACGGTCTCGAAACCGAACCAACGATTAAGACGATCCCACTTGTTGGGTGGGATTCGTTGCTAGCGGTTCTTTCCTCGCCTGCTTGGTGCGGCTGGGCTATTCCTTACTTCGAGATCGCCACATGTTGGAACGCATTCTGATTGCCGTTCTTGCGATGCATGTCCTGACGGGACATCTGCTGGCGAACGACGACGTGAACCATCCGCCTGCGTCGGCGGGAATCGCAAGCGATAGCACTTGGCTGGTCAGTACCCAAGATCCGGACATGGGGTACTCGCTGTATGCCGAAGAGGAAGCGACGTTCTATCGCACCAATCAACAGGACGAAGAGTGCCCTTTCTGCTTGTTCGGTCGAATGCAGGAAGCGATTGGAAACGCCATCGACTATACGCTGCCCGAAGCGCCTGGCCCCTTTCCATTGATGGCCAGCCTGGCGGAAGATCGCGACATTGAACTGCTTCCGCCGATCGGCACCGGCGTTGTCTTCACGGAGTTAAACCGCACAGTCGCTGTGTCGGACGTCCGCCTGGCGTTCGGATCGAACACACCGATGTCGGTCGATCGTGTGGAAGTACCGACTTCCAAGTTTCATGCTTCGACGCAAATTGCCCGAATCGACTTGTGGATGTTTCCGTTCCTGAATGTCTACGGCATCGTGGGGCATACCCGCAGCACCGGCAGCGTGAACGTGACCGTCGATCGATTTCCGTTCAGCTTTTCTCCGCCGATCACCATCGACGTTCCTGTCGACTTGAAGGGAACGACCTACGGCTGGGGCTTCACGACTGGTTTCGGTGGCAAGCGATGGTTTGCAATGCTGGACTACAACAAAACGTGGACCGACTTTTCTAACTTGAATTCCGAGCTGACCGCCGTAGTCATCACACCCCGCGTTGGCGTACCGATTGTTTCCCCTTGCTTCAATGGCGAAGTGCATATCGGTGCGATGTGGCAAGACACCGATCAAACGGTTGATCTGACCATTCACCATCCGGTGCTTGGGCCAGGACTACACGTGCAAGTCGATCAATTCGAGCCGCGTCCGTGGAACTTTTTGATCGGCGGCATGTGGGCCATCGACGAGCGTCTGCAAGTTCTACTTGAAGTCGGATCTGGCGGGCGGAACTATGTCGTCACCGGAATGACGCTCCGCTTCTAATGCCCGGCGGCCAATTAAGAAAGAATGCACGCCGCTATTTTCGTCGCGATCCCAATTATAAACTTTTCTGCGCACACTCTACAACATTTTTGCGCGACTTTATCGACAACAATGCATCATATCTGCTTCTAAAGATGCCCTTTTCTCACGCTAAAAAGGGCCGAAAATAAGGGCACACCGGTCATAAGGGAACGATTCGTGGCCCCCTGAACAACTTTGTGGGATACTAACTTTAGAACTATTTGCCTTGAAAAACCCGCCCGGTCTATCCGCTATGGATCAAACTACTTTAGACACTCATAAATACCCAAAGCAGTGCGAGTGTGGTTAGCAAGGCTACATTGGAAAACAAGGCCAAGCCGAACGTCCACAAGTTCGCTGTC is a window of Bremerella sp. TYQ1 DNA encoding:
- the msrA gene encoding peptide-methionine (S)-S-oxide reductase MsrA, which encodes MADLQTATFGGGCFWCTEAVFLELRGVNHVESGYAGGHVANPTYEQVCTKTTGHAEVIQISFDPAQISYEDLLEIFFQTHDPTTKDQQGNDVGPQYRSAVFYHDDQQKAAAESFIAKLNESGAFPAPIVTEVTEINNYYPAENYHQDYLANNPGNPYCAMVVRPKVDKFRKQFGDKLK